The DNA window AGCACGGTATGCGTGGCGGGGTCGCATCCGGGTAGAAGATGCTGTTACGACCGCTTGTACACCCGGAGAAGCCGCAGTATATTGGATATGTGATGTGTAGACACAGGCAAATGATGAATTCGAACTACCTGGTTTTCTTTCTCTGCGTCTGTGTTCTGGCGCAGATGCTCGGAATGCCTATCACCTTTTTCAGCCTGGTCGCGTCGTCCGATGCATCACTCATGGAATCTGTTTCTGAGGATTTCTCTTTTCCCCCAACAATCCCGAAACCGACAACGTCAAGGGCATGGAGTTCCAATCTCGATCGGCAATCGTTGCCATATGTTTGTGTCTTTGTGACCTCGGTTTTTCATCCTCCTCAAGCGTAGCGTCAGTTTTGTTCCAGTACACTGAGCGGTGCGGTGCGTGGGCTTTTGTACTGCAGGTGCGGAGCAATCTCCGAACGTGGTGAGTTGAGATTTCTGATGAATTCTCAACATACCCGATAAAACCGACCGGACAAGGAGGTGACGAACAATGCCTGGCATGAACGATGCTCTCTCCTATATCTTTTTGGGCATCTTTGTGTTCGCGATCATTGCGTTCGCGCTATTCACTGCGGGCTAAGGGACAGCAGCACTTGCCTCGGAAGTGGTTTCATGCTCGACTCAGGGGGGCAGACCCAAGGCTGCGAAAAGTCTTCGAAACGAGCTGTAAACCAGGGCTTCGCTCTTCCCAGAGCGTATCAAGGAGGTTCGTAGGTGTCCCCCGTTAATTCGGCGCCTGGGAATCCAGGCGCCGAATTGTGTAAGGAGTCACCCCGCGTAGTACGTAGGTCGCCCGTCTCACATTCGATGGATTCATCAGTTGTGTCAATGAACAAGGAAAGCGGGGTCGGCCTATTGGCCCTTGTTCGGGCAAGAGTGATTTCGGCCCGCTTGCCCGTCAGGCAGAGCTGGAGTATATTGCCTGTCATGAGTCGAGGAGAGGGATGGTCAAACCGCTTTTTGCCTCGTGGACCAGCTGCGACAATTCTGCTCTTATTCGTCTGTCTCTGCGTGGTGTCTCAAATGCTCGGAGCACCGTTCACGCTTCTTGGTTTACTCATGTCGGATACACCGACAGAGTCTCTCTCCGAAGACTTCTCAATTCCTCCGATAACGCCTGAGCCAGGAACGCCGAGCCGTTTCAGTTTTCATGCGGAGCTTCAACCTTCGCTTCAACTTGCGGTTTTTCCAACCGCAGTCTTTCATCCTCCTCAAGGGTAGTCTTCGTTTTCATAGTTAGCATCAAATTGGAACACGTGATCCCGCGTGCTCCTCAGAGACGTTCACGGTCGGGCAACTCGCACAATGTCTGTGGCGTGAAGATCTTTGTGAGCTCGTAACGTTTGGACCTACAGCTTTGTAGCGCACAAGTCCATCGCGAACAGGCGCATGATCAACCAGACTGAAAGGGTATCAGTAGAGGATGCATCGCTCGATTTTAGAATTGAGGACGTCGTCGAGTGAACTTCAGCATCGGGCTGCGCTGCCGACCGGAAGATGGAGAGCAATCAAAGACCATTAGATCCGTAGCTGTCGGTCTCCGACTAAGAGGAGCGATTGCGATGCAGTAAGCGAAAATACATGCCGAGAAACCAAATCCACCTTGTCAATGACCCGGAGATGTCTACAAGGTCGGAGTGCGAGAGGGCGCTACCCTCTGACTCAGCACATTCCCGCAGTCATCGGCCGATGTCGCGGTGGCATGATCATCTCTCGAAAGGAAGATTCCTATGACCTCTGTTGTACAGTGGACTACGAATGCGCGGGCACTGATACTTGCACTGCTAGCCGTGAGTCTGTGCTTGTTTCTCCAGAACAGTTGGGTGTCGGATCGAGAGGCCAGTCGGGGTCCTGCGACGTCGGTTCTCATTCTTGCCGTGCAGGATGAGGCTGTTCGCTACCGGCAAGGTCACACTGTTCCAATCTACATTCAGGATGGAAAGCGGGCTGAATCGTCGGGAACACCGAGCCAATCTCTGAAGCATGCGGCCACATTGCTACGCAAAGCAGCCGATGTCCTGGAGACGAATGACATTGTGGCTGTCCAACTCATCCGTCAAGTGATCTCCATTCTGAAATACCAGGTGATTCCCTCGCTCGTAAAACCCGATGCAGCTTTGGTCCCCATCGATCACCAAGAGACATGATTGAGCTCGGAATGGCTGGTGACAAGACGGTTGGGCCGTGGATCTGTTCCAACGAGAGGTGTCCCGACTGTAACGAAGGGGTGAGGGAAAGGTTCTGTAGGACCTAGCTCGTCATGAAAAGGACCGAAGGCATAGCTCAAGGAGGCTCTGTTCAGGTGATCACGAGAGGCACATGACTAACAACGGTCACGAAAAACGATCACAGAGTCTTCCTGATGCGCCGTGCGCATATTGCGGACTTCCGGCGAGCCCTGGTTCCGATCATGTAGTCGTGGAATTCAACGCAAGTTGGTTTCCTCAAGACACGGTCTGTCGGATGTGGCACCGTCATTGTTACGACGTGTTTCTGGACCATGGAGAACAGTCATGACCAGGGGCTTTTAAAGAATTGCGGGATGCTTGCCAAGGATCGGCCCACCGCATTCTTCATCGTGATCTACGGAGCGCTTGAGGAGTCGGTTGAGGAAAGTCGGATTGTTCGGGCCAGTCAGTCTTGGAGAGTATGAATGTCACGGTCCCTGGAGGAGGGGTCTGAAAGTGTTGTCTTCATCAGAACGTCAGAACAACAGCGAGGATAAATCCATGTTCAAAGCCGTCTTCACAATCTTCCCTCTGGGTGCGCTGCTGTTGGCAGCCGGAGCCATGGCGGTGACCGACTCAGCCTATGGGGAGCCGAATAAGTTCGAGATGGCGACTGTGGCCAAGATAGCGATTAGTGAGGCGATCAGAACTGCCTCAGAGACGGTGTCGGGCACGGTCATCGAAGCCGAGTTGAAACAGAAGCACGACCGGCTGAGTTGGAAAATAGAAGTTGTTACACCGGAGAAGAAGATCATGGAGATCCGCATCGATGCTGAGACGGGAAGTGTCATCACTGTGGAGGACAAGGCCAAGGCAAAGAAGGTCAAGCGGCATCAGGCATATCACAAACAATGATCGGGTCGGAGGGGCACTCACGCGCCCCTCGGACCCGATCATTTCTCTCCAGCGTGTAGGCAGAAACAACAGAGTCCCTGCAGATCATCCAGGCCTATGAGAGATGACAGAGTGTATTTCATGTGGTAACTTACTTACATGAATGAGATGAACCGAATGATGTCCCATGCGTCATACGGCGCAGCGGGTGTTGCATGTGTGGTGGTGTTGCTCTGCGTCTGCGTACTTGCACAGATGATCGGGACACCGGTCACGCTGCTTAACCTCTTGAATTCGGATGTGCGTGCAGAATCTGAACCTGTCTCCGAGGACTGTTCAGCCCTATCACCGTTGCCTGAGCTGGAGAGGCCTGATCTTCTCCGTCTGCTCAGCGAGGTTCGCCCTATCCGACATCTTCCGATATTGATCACATCTGTGTTCCATCCTCCCTACCTAGCCTGATCTCGTCGGCACGATCGCATCACACAGCATGTTGTCTCTCGGCCTACCTATGCGTGGGCTGTTAAACCTGTTGGCGTCTTAAGGACAGTCCGGCTGTTTGTGAATGGCTTGAAGGTCTTTCTGGTGCATGATCGATCAGCAAAGAGGGGAGGATTTTATGAATATGCAGATCCTTCGTCATGTTTGCTTCATAAGCACGCTTCTGATGTTCGCTGGCCTCACACTTGGTTGCATCACAGTCCTTGTGCCGAGATCACCAGCAGGCATCATGGTTACAGATGCGGATAAGGATCACGGATGGCTACTTGGGAGAATTCATCTGACACGGCATGAGATGGATCACACGGAGAAGTTTAAGAAGATGAGGATGGTAGATATGCAATGGTGGCTTGAAGAGGAAACCAGTGGCAAGCGGTTTCAGATCTCTCATCTCCCAATTGATGACTCTTTCGCTGTGAAACTCCCAGCCGGCTCTTATCGAGCCACGGGTATCGGTTTCAACAATATGCGGGGGGTCTGGCACACAATGCTTCCTGCCGCATTTAGCGTCCAGTCACGAGAGTGCACTTCACTGGGGACCTGGGTGCTGCAGATAGAAACAGGATTCTTCAGTGGGTGGATCACACGCGAGGTGGTTACTGAGGGCAAGTTTACTCAGGATGATTCAGACAGACTTCTTGAAGTACAGGGGTGTCCGACGGTCGTGGGACCAGTGGAATCGCCTGTACAGCATTCGATTGCACTGGATAGTCATGTAGGCGGGTTCTAGTTGGCTCTAACGGTCTCGTAGGATGCCCACTAACGATAAGGCGATCTCCGAGTAAAGAATTTCCTCCAAGCGTGAACGTCGTCAACGAGAGATGTTCAGGCTTGGAAAGGGGAGAATATGAGAACAATAAAGCTGCCCACATCGGATTTTCGACCACGCCGGTATCCCCTTCGGAACCTG is part of the Nitrospira sp. genome and encodes:
- a CDS encoding PepSY domain-containing protein yields the protein MLSSSERQNNSEDKSMFKAVFTIFPLGALLLAAGAMAVTDSAYGEPNKFEMATVAKIAISEAIRTASETVSGTVIEAELKQKHDRLSWKIEVVTPEKKIMEIRIDAETGSVITVEDKAKAKKVKRHQAYHKQ